The following DNA comes from Caviibacter abscessus.
TAAATCTATATTTGGATCTAGATTTTTTCCGTATAAGCTTACTTTTGCCGCTGATAAATCTGCAAATATATCGTAATTTGCATATACTCCATTTCTTTCTACTAATTCTACTCCAGCATCTACTTTCCCTTTTGTCCTTAAATTAAAGGCTTTATTCATATCTGTAAATATATCAAAATCTGAACTTCCTAGCAAATATTTAAATTCCGTTTTATACATTATATTAACACCTGAAAATTCATTCTTATTAAATGCTACCGGTAGCTGAAATTCATTTCTTATCTCAAAGCTCTTATATGGTCTATATGTTACCCCTATTTCTGGTGATAATATATTGTATATACTTCTCCATGAATTTTCTAATGGTTTCTTCTCTTTTTGTAAAGCATCGTCTGCATTGAATTTTCTTTTTGAATTTTCTTTTTTCTTATCTTCAATTTTCTCCTTATTTTTAAACGCCTCATCTACTAGATGTTTCTCTGTAGTTTTACTTACATCTACAGATTTATCATTTAAATCTATAGGATTTCCTTTACTATCTCTTTTAACAACAGAAAGTTCATAATTTTTTCCATCTACCTTAAATGTTTCTGGCATTATATATCCATATTCACCATAATGTGATAATCCTAAATCTATATCCCATTTTGAACCTGCTTTTATTCTGTATCCTAAATATGTTTGTGTTACTAAATTAAGATCCTTATATTTTAATACTATTTCTCTTTCTTTTTCCTTTTCTTTTTTATTTTTATTATTTTCAATATTTTTAACTTTATACTGTAAATTAATATCAGTGTAAGTTGTATCTAAACTCGTTTGGGCTATGAAACCTTTATACATTCCTTGTACATTTATTCCTGCTGTGTGTTGGATTTTTGTAAAGTCTAATTTTTTGTCATCTGATTTAATATCTGTTCTATCATTTATTCTTGAATGTAGGTCAATTCTATATCCATTTCCAACATAACCTGCATTTAATTTTGCTGATATATTATTTGTTTGTTTCACATCTTTTATATCTTTTAAATCCGTTTTAATTTTTGCAAGTGTTTCTTCTACCTTAAATATATTTTTTTCTTTTTCACTTGCATGAAAGTACATTGCTCTTGTTAGGTCTATTCCCCTCATCTCATATGGATTTTGCAATAATTCTGTTGCTTTTCCTAAAGCTTCTGGCACATTAAATATGTTTATGAATTTAGTCCAACCACTTCCTTCTGTAAAATTTTTCGCTAAAGTTTGAAAACCATAATAATTTTCAAAATCTGGAAGTGAATAATTAAATAAATCTTCTCCAAGGTAATGCCAACGATTTTTTAGTTCATATTCTGCGTTAGATACCGTTAATGCTTGTGGCATTTCTGATTTTGGTTCTTTACTTGTTAAACTAAGTGATAGTGGTTTAGCTAAATTATTCGGTATTTTTGGATCATTATATGTAAATCCGTTGAAATATAGGTATGTTGGATCAAGTATTCCTGGATTTATTCCAAATAAATCAAAGTTAGGCAATAAACCTGGAAATAGCTGTTTAAAATCATTTGGAACTTGTTTTATTAGTCCTAAATGTGAAGTTTTTCTTCCATATCCTATTCCTGCTCTATCTAGCATTTTTTGTGTTACTTTTGTTGCTATTAAGTTTATTGTAGCTTTATCTTTTGCTTCATTAATTAATTTTTGATATTGAAATCCATACTTAACACCTAAAGCTAAAATATTTGTTCCATTTTCAATATCTTTTAATAATCCTGAAATATGTTTAGTTTTATCATTACTATGTATCTCATCTAAAAAAGTATTTACTGCTAATTTTACGGGGCTATCTCCAAATAATGAGCCTGAATAATATCCAAGTAGTCTATATGTTCCCTTATATCCTGATACTTCTGCTTTTTCTAAATCTGCTTTATCTTTTTCATATTCATTTTTAGTGCTTAAATTTACGTTTTTCTTCTCCCACTTCTTAAAATACTCTATTTTATCGTATCCAGGAGCTGCATATGATATATTTTCTATCTCTTCATTTACATCTAATTTTTCTCTATTGGTCGCAAATACCGGCCCTGCGTTAAAGTAAAAACCTTTGTATGCTCCTCCCAAACTTGGATTTATCTCTGCTCTTTTACCTTGTCCTCTTACATTTACAAAGGCTTGTATCGGATAATCTGCTAATGGATTAAATGTTACATTGTAGTCTACTTCTTTATTCCCTATCTTGTCTTTCTCTTCTTCTATTTTATCTATTCCATACTTTTTCTTTTCTTCTCCAATTACGTAATACTTTAATGTTCCACTTAAATATTTATTCTCTGATGTTAATGTTAATCTTAACTTATCTATTTCATTTTTCTCAATAAAGTTTTCGTAATCATTATCTTTTCCTATTACATCTAATCCTAATCTTAATCCAAAATAATCTTCACTAAGTTTTATTCCAAGTCTTTTTCTAAACTTGTATTCTTTTGATATATATCTTATTGCTAAGTCTAAGTCTCTATTTTCTGGATATTTTGGTAAATAGTAATTCCTCGATGTTTGTTGTGCTGTTTCTCCTACACTTTGATTTTTCGGTTCTTTCTTTTTGTCGTAATCTTGTACTTTTTTTGCAAATATTAGATCCATTGCTGGAAATGCCATTCTTGATACCCTCTCTGCTGCGTCTGCTCCAAAATGGGTATCAATTCCAAAGGTAATTTCTGCCTTTACCTTGTCTTCAACCTTTGTATATGTCATCGTCGATGCACTTAATGCCGCTAATGACAGTAGTAATTTTTTATTTTTCTTCATGTTTTTTCTCTTTTCATTTTAATTTTTTTGTTTTAATCGCGTTTATTATATCATAATAAAAAAACATTTTATAAAAATTTATCTACCACTAATTTTACCAATATGTGAAACTTACTAACAAAAAAAGTAGGACTTCCATCTTTTAACATGCAAAGTCCTAACACTTTTATTGCCATAATTTAATTGTATTTGTTGATTTAAAAATTTTCTCTGAAAATTAAATAATATAAAAAAATAAATACAAGATTGAAAAATTAAAAGAAAATTTATAAAATATATCTTTAACTAAATCAAAGTTTCTATTGAAAACAACTTTACATCAACTATTTTCCTGAACCTGAAGCTCTCATAATTAATATAAATTCAAAGTCATCTATTTTGATATTTAACTTTATAAATTTTTGTCAATAATATTTATGTGTTTTATAAAAAAACTTCCACTCATTATTATGAATGGAAGATTTCATTAATATTTTATATAATAGTATATCCTAACCTCTTAGCATCATCAACAAACATTTGTACTGTTTCTTTCGATATTTGTTCTAAATCTTTCCCAAATTTCGAATACTTCAATATTAAATCTTTTGTAACTGTTATTATATCTACTCCAAGTTCATCTGCTTGAACTATATTATAAGCTTCTCTTGGACTTGCCCATAAAAGTTCTACTCCATTTTTTCTATTACATATTTCTTTTGCTTGTTTCATATAAATTGTAGCATCTCTGCCTGAATCAGATATTCTTCCTGCAAAAACTGAAACTATATTTTTAGTACCATCTTTAAAACAATTTACAGCAAGTTTAACTTGCTCAAGCGTTAATATAGCTGTTATATTTAACTTTATTCCCTTATTTGATAAATACGTTATAACATCATTTGAATAAACTCCTCTTGAATCCATTATTGGAATTTTTACATAAACATTGTCTCCCCAAGATGATATTATCTCAGCTTCTTTTTTCATAGTTTCAAAGTCATCTGAAAATACTTCAAATGATATAGGAACATCTTTTATATTTTCTAAAACTTTTCGTGCAAATTCCTCATAATTTTTTATTCCTGCTTTTTTCATTAAGCTTGGATTAGTTGTAAAACCTTTGATAAATGGATAATTATTGTAAAGTTCTAACATATCTTCTAATATTGCACCATCTGCATATATGTTTATACTCATTTTTATTACTCACCTTCTTCAATATAATTAATAACATTTGATTTAGTTTTAATAAAATTAGGAATTATTAAAATTGCAAGAATTATAACCACTATTATATATATTCCTAAATTACCTATAGTTCCAAATTTTCCTAAAAGTATTCCTAAAACTCCAAAGTCTGAATCTCCAAATGTTGTATTTGCAAATCCCAATTTCCCTAGTACAGGTAATAATAAAGCAGGTAAAAATGTAATTAATAAACCATTGAAAAATGAACCAATTATAGCTCCTTTTTTACCTCCTGTTGCATTTCCATATATACCTGCTGTTGCTCCGCAGAAAAAATGAGGTACTAAACCTGGTATAATCAAAATGGAACCTGAAAAACCTAAAATTAACATTCCTATTATTCCACCTAAAAAACTAAATATGAATCCAATTATAACAGCAGTTTGTGCATATGTAAAAAATACAGCACAATCTATTGCCGGAATTGCATTAGGTATTACTTTTTTAGCTATACCTTGAAATGCAGGGATTAAATCAGTTAATATCATTCTTACACCTGAATAAACAATAGTAACTCCTATAGCAAATTTAAATGATGTCATTACTAAGAAAACCAAAGGTGGCTGACCATCAGAAAGAGTTAAAACAAATGAAAAGCTCGCAACTAAACCACACACTATTTAAAATATTAACATTGTTATAGCAGTTGATATAGTTGTATTTCTTAAAAATCCAAATTGTTCAGGTATTTTGATATCTTCTGTACTTTCTTTTGAATCTCCAACTTTACTTCCTATGAATGCAGATAAATAATATCCTAAACTTCCAAAATGTCCCATAGCTATTTCATCATTATCAGTTACTTTTAAAGTATAATTTTGACCAATAGCTGGCGATATTGCAGACCAAGCTCCTAGGAAAAATCCACCTAATAATATTAATGAATAGCTTCTAAATCCTAATGCACCTAAAACTGCTGATAATAAACATGCCATAAAAAAGCTATGATGTCCTGTTAAAAATACATATTTATATTTTGTAAATCTAGCTATTAATATGTTTATAATAAGACCTGTAACTAATATTGACATTGTTTCTATACCAAATAATTTTTGTGCTGTTGCAACTACCGCTTCATTATTTGGTATTACGCCACTAATCTTAAATCCATGTTCTATTAATTTTCCCAAAGGATCTAAACTAGATACAATAGCTCCAGCTCCTATTCCAAGCATTATATACCCTAATATAGGTCCTAAAGTTCCCACTAATATTTCTAAGTGAAACTAAACCTATTAACGAAACTATACCTAAAAGTAATGCAGGTTCCTTTAATATATCTCTTAAAAAACTAAGAAAATGACTCATAATAATTTCCTCCTTTATTTTAATAACTCTCTAATTTTTATAATTACATCTTCTTTTATTTTCTTTTTATTCACGTAACTTCTTATAACTACCGATTCAACCTCTTTTGGTAATTGTTCAATTAATTCTAGAGCACTGACATAAAGACCTGCTCCTTTTGAAAGTGCTGAATTAAAATCTGAAGATTCTACTACTACGCCTAGAATACTTTCTTCTTCAAGAATTTCTTCAATTTTTAGTTTACACATAAGTGAGCTTCCTATACCATTACCACATATTGTTACTATTTTCATATTAGTTAACCCCATTTAAAATATTTATTATATCAATTTCATTATTTGATTTTATTAATGAATCTTTAAGTTTTTTATTTTGTATTATATCCATCAATCTTTTTAAAATATTTATATGTTAATCTGCATTTTTTGCTGCAATTACAAATATTAAATATACTTTTTCATTTCCATATAAAACTGAATTATTTAATTTTAAAAATGAAATTCCTGTTTCACATACTCCATCTTCAGGTCTAGCATGAGGTATGGCAACATATTCATCTAAAACTATATAAAATCCAAATTTATTGATGTTTTCAATTATTTTATCTACATAATTCCAATTTATATTTCCATTTTTTATTAATGGATTAGACGCCTCTTTTATACTTTCTCTCCAATCAGATACTTTATCTAAAATTATAGTATTATTTTTATTAAACATTATATTGAACCTCACTTTGAATTAAGTAATTTATAAAATCATTTGCATTATTAATATTATCTAAATTGTCTAAAAAATCCTTGTTAAGTATTAAATTATAAAATTCTTTTAAAAAGCTTAAATGTTCATATTTATTTGTACTACTGTATCCAAAAAAAATTTTTGCTTTTTTATTTCCAAATTTTATAAATTTTTTTAATATAAGTATAGAAAAATCTGTTTTATATGCTTCTGTTTCAAGATTAGAATGAGGTATAGCAATACCGTCTTCAACAATAATATACGAACCAAATTTTCTAACATTTTCTATCATTCCATTTACATATTTTACGCTACAAGTTTTATTTTTTATAAGTATATTTCCTACTTCCTTTATAGCCTCCTCAAATGTAGGAATACTATTAATAACCCTAACATTATTTTCATTTATCATATTAATTAAAAAACTATATTTCATTTGATTTGTATAAAAATATTCACCATATATTTTTAATAAATATTTTTTTAATTCTTTATTTTCAACACCTAAATTATTTTTAATGTCTTCTACGAAACTATCAACTAAAATTTTTCTCTTTTTATTTTTTATTCCTAAGTTCATAAGTTTTTTATAATCTTCTTCTTTTAATAAGGGATTTATTTTTATCGCATTAATGTTATCTAAATCTGATGTAGTTAAAATATAATCAATATTTTTATCATTTAACAAACTTTCATTTAACATATGTATAGGTAAGACATCTAATATATCTATATCAAAATTTTCTTTCAAATTATATTCTAAAACTTTTGAACTACCATATCCTAATGCACAGACTAATACAACTTTTTTTCTATCTTTATAAATTACCCTTTCTAATGAAGCATTAAAATGAAAACATAATAATGATATTTCAATTTTTGTAAATACTATATTGTATATTTTTTCTATCTCCTGTATTTCTTCAGTAATTAAATGAAACATTTTGTCATGTTTATTTATTAAATCAACATAATATGTATTATCCAATGAAATATTTTTTTTAAGTCTATATATTGCAATCTTTAAATGCGATAAAAGAAAATTATATAAAATTTGATCTTTTGTTAAATCTACATTTATTCTTTTACTTACTGAATATATTAATTTTCCTAACAAAAACTTTCATTTATCCAAGATTCTATATCAGGTATTAGGGATAAACCAATTATTAAATCAGAAATTGAATTAACTTTATCTTTATTATTAAAACAACTAATATATATATCAGAAATTATTTTAAATTCTTTATAATTAACAAAATTATTCGGTTTATCACTTTGTTCAAAAGTAATATAACAATAAATATATGATATTAAATTAATATATAAAGAATAATTTAATTTTAAATCAATTTTATTTGATACTTTATTTATAAATTCTTTTATTTTATTTATTATGTCTTTTTCAATTACAACATACGTATATTTGCTTATATCATTATCATTTAGTATGTCATATAACAATTTTGCTCTATCTTTTAATTTAAGATTAATAAATCTTCCATCTTTATATTCATAATTTAAATTTCTTATCATATAGCTAATTGTGTTTCTTGAAATATATATGGTAGATGATAATTTTGATATATTAAGTCCTAGTTTAGAAAAAACAGCATATAAAAATATTAAATTTTTTATACTATTTTTAGACATATTTTGATTATTACAATATTTATCTAGTAATTTTTTCATATCATTTTTATAAAAAATTACTGTATTATTTTTTACACGTATTTTATTTAATTTTTCTTTTAATAATACTGTATTTATGCCTTTTAAATAATACCAAAAAGTTCTTTTACTAATATTTAAATATTTTAAATAGTTCTCAATTATTTCATTTTCACTACTTAAAAATAAATTTATAATTTCTCTTTCTCTTTCCCGTAACATTCTATCACCTACTTTATTACCAGTATAACTAAAAAAAACATAAAGTAAATTTCAAATATATTACATAAAATAGTGCAAAAAATATTCAAAAAAGAATCTGTTGCAAAATAAGCTAGGTAAAGAAAGCAAAAATTTAAACTTCCTTTTTTCAACAAAAATCCCAACAAAATCCAGTGAATTAATGTAGTTATTCAAATTCTATATCTTTTTGATAAAGATTCATATGAACCAAATCCATCAAAATATTTTTGTGATATCTGTGCTTTAAACTCTAGGGTATATGGTGATTTTTCAATAAAAAAACTCCATAAGTAGTTTTGGTTATTTTCCTTTTCTACTTATGGGGTATCATGTCAGATTTTATCTTGTAAGATAATATTACAACATCCATCCTTAGTTTCATAAACCACATCACAATAGTCTAACACTTTAAATCTACGAGTTATTACAATCACAATTTTGTCATTCAAACTCTTCAAAATATTTTTTGTAATTTCTTCTTCGTTACATATGTCTAAATTTGATGTGAATTCATCCAATATCAATACATCTTTGTTTTTCAGCAGTGCTTTAGCCAAACATAATCTTTGTTTTTCTCCTACTGACATAGAAAACTCTTAATCAATAATAGAATCTATTCCCTTTTCCAATCGGCTTATTTTGTCATGCAAATTAACATCCTTTAAAATTTCATTTGTGTATTTAATTCCTCAATTATTGAACGCCTTGCATAGAATACTATACTATCAATATACCGAATAATTTAATATTCATGTTAATTAAAAATATAGACGCAAAAATCCCCATCAAAAAATATTATTGTAAAAGAAGCACCGATTTGTTCTAAATCATCACTTATAAAATTAACAACCTTTCCGGTGGTATATTTAGAAAGAAATTCTCCATTGATATTTCTAATTTTATCAGGTATATCCATTATTTTTTTGAGCAAATAATTTTTTTCAATTTAACCCTATTGTTTTTAACACATAAGGTAGTGTTAACATCAATAATATGCTAATAAAAGAAAATCCGAAACATATTGCTTGCTCTATTTTAAAATTTCTAAATTTTTTTATTATATCTAACAATACTATTATTTTCTGTCATATAAGATTCTTAGTAAACTTATCCTATAACCAATCATAATAAACAAATACAAACAAAACGAGACTATGCTAAACACCAAAATATACATATCTTTATCTAAATAATCTTTCACCAATAAGTATAGTGAGATAGTAGCAATAACCAAACTTAATAATGTCATATATATAGAATTTTCATAATATTTCTTAATTCTATAAGTATTATACCTGTTAATCTCTTCCGAATTCCAACCAAGATTAAAATATATTTTGTTTTCTCTATCAATTTTTTCCAAATTTTTAATACTAAAAAATGCAATATTACTAATGGCTATCAGCATTAAAATAGATCCTAAAAAAATACCAAAAATTGTAAATATAGATAATGCAACTAAACCATTTAATCTAGTCCATTCTTTTAAAACAACTTTAATTGTTATATGGTCCTTATCCCTATCTATCACTAAATTAGACGACGAATTTAATACTTCAAATAATTTTCTCTTTAATTGTGGGGCAGGTTTATTGTTAAATTCTACTATAAATACATTTCTTATTACAGGAAGATTCATTCTGTCAATCTCTTCGTCATTGAATACAAGTAATTCAAATTGACCATTTATGTTAGACTGTAAAAATGGAAAATTTTGTATTTCTTTATTCATAAAATACTTTTCATTCTTTATTATACGTTGAGTATCATGAACTTCCTTTTTAATTTTATTTTCAACTGAAACATCTTCTACCTGTATTAAGTATTGCTTCTTCTCCAAATTAATTGGTTCTTTTTTTAGTAATTTACGCAAATAGTTGTAATCACTAAGTTTTATAAACTGTTTAGGTAAATTACTTTTTTCCATGTCTTCATTCAAGTATATCTTATATTCAATTTCATCAGATATATTTTCAGCATCTATATTCTTCTTTACATCTGCAAAGCTAACATTTTTAGCATCAACTGATATCGCTAAATCAAAAGGAGCTTCCTTAGCAATATTTTCTTTATATGAATATCCAATTGTCAGTGATACAAATAAAAGCACACAAGCTAAAGAAAGAATCGTTATAGATATACACTGATTTGTATAATAATTTTTCCAATTTCTTTTTACCTCATTCGAAAAAACATATTCAAAAAGTTTCCTTGGCAAAAATTTCAAATTTCTATTCAATTTTACTATAAGTATAATTTTAGTAATTCTATAAATAACACAACTTATAAGCACCAAGCTAATCATAATATAATATATGCTTACACTGTAAGTTATATTCTTTATTGATAACAAAATAAAAAAAACGGTTAAGTATAATATGCAAAGCGTAATAATTGAATACTGTTGTATATTTGTTCTTTTTATAATAGCGTCTTCAACTTTTAAAATATTTTCATGATACATTAAATCTTTAATATCCTTTTTGTTAAGGATTAGACATGCTATAAAATAATTAGTTTGTATTACAGATACAATCAAGAAGCAATATTCAAGCATAATTTTTATGCCTATAATATTTACAGATATATTCGAAATTCCAAATATTAATTCTAAAAGTGAGATTATAAAGTAGCTATATACAATTCCTAACACTGCTCCAAAAATTGATGCTAAAAATACACTTTTTACCAAATCAACTGTTATAATATAAGCCAAGTAAATATTCTTACAACCCGCCAAAGAATATATTCCTAACTTTTCTTTATGATTTATTAAAACATGCATTATTCCATCCATTGCAAATTTCATTGAAACAATAAATGCAACAATAACTATTAAAGGAAATAGGCTTTTAACCTCTTCCATATTATCTGCTAATTCATATATTTTTTCGTTATTTATTAAAATAAGAACGGAATAAAAAAACATAAATATCAAGGACATGCTAAACATGTAATAATATTTTTTATCACCTCTATTATTCTGCATTTATTTAAATTTCACCACCTTCAAAAAATAATGCTTTCGCCTTCTCTAAATCACTAAGTTTAATCAACTTTTTATCTTTTATAAAATATACCGAATTACAAACTTTAGCAATATTAAGATCATGAGTTACCATCAATAAGGTTATGTTAAATTTGGTAACTACTGCATCTAAGTATCTGATAAGTTCTCTAGAAGTTTGAATATCCAGTGCAGATGTAATCTCATCAGCAATAACTAGTGTAGGTCTCTTAATAATAGCTCTAGCAATAGCAACTCTTTGTTTCTCTCCACCAGATAGTTCTGAAGGATATTTTAACAAGAAATCCTTAATATTGAGCACTTTTATAAGTTTATTAAAATATTCATCTTTTTTTATATCAATCCCTGCACTTCTGGTAGGAAGTAATATATTTTCTTCAACATTAAAATTCTCTAAAAGCCCAAAATCTTGGAAAATAAATCCTAGTTTATCTCGTCGCAACTCAGACAGCTCAAAATTTTTTAATTTACGTAAACATTTATCGTATACATATATATTCCCTTCATAATTTGTATCTATAGTTGATATTATATTTAATAACGTTGTTTTTCCACTTCCACTCTTTCCAAGTATCACCACTCTTTCTCCTTGAATAACATCAAGATTTATATTTTTTAATATATTCTTATCAGAATATGATTTACTAACATTTTCCAATTTAATTATCATTCATTTCTCACTCCTAACAATTTGTTACACCTGTCTTTAAATCATTAATTAAGTTAAACTAAACTTATAATATCTTTTGATTTTTTCAAAAAAATTTTCTTATGATAGTAAAATTCCCTTCCAAATTATTATTTAAAAATTTCATTAAACTCAGAAATACACTCTGAACCTATTCCCTTGGCATACAGTAGTATTTTGGCTCTCTCAATTTTTCTTACAAAAACTCGAACACCACTATTTTCTTTATTTTTCCATTCTTGCACTATGATTTCTTAAATTTTCCAGAATCAATAATCCCTATACGATCGGCTAAACTCTCCAATTCGGATAAGATATCTTGATATCAATATACTTTACCTCTGCAATACCAATAGGATCTAACCCATTTATGGATTCATCCAAAACCAAAATATCGGGATTATGCATAATTGCATTTGCAATAGCTAATCTCTTCTTCATTCACAATGAATACTTCGAAAATAGCTTTTTATCTTTATATGGTAAATTTACCAATTCTAAAGCTTTCTTCACAGAAAGTTGATCTATTCCTCTTAATTTAGTTCAGTCCCTGTTAAATTAGGATAAAAAAACGGATTTTCTATTATGCACCCTACTCTCTTTAATACTGTTCTCTCTGAATTTATACTCATATTCTTTCCTATATAACTTCTGATATTTTTACCTCCTCGTATAATATACTTACAGTTAAAAAACTACATTTTATTATTTTCTATTCCATATTATTTATAAGATCATGACAGTATATATGGGTCGTTACTATCTCTTAATTTAAGAAATTAGCAAAATAAGTGCAAACAGCAGTTAAATTTTAAAATATTTGTTACACGCCTGTTATGATCAATAATTTTTTCTAATATGGTGATACCATGTTTTTATTAAAAAATCAAATTTGAATCTCCTTAAATAAAAAAAACTGTAACCACTAAAATTACAGCAGTTACAGTGCCTATTTAACATAATTTATTTTTTGATTATATACAAACCCTAATTCTTCAGATTTTTGTTGTATTTCACGAATATTTTGTATATTTGCTTTAACAACTTCAAGTCTTGAATTTTCTTTTTCTAATACTTTTAATTCTTTTCTTAATGCTTCGTTACTTTGTGCATTTGAATAAAGGCTATTTCCTGTTATTATATTTGCTGATGCTATTATTAATACTAATATACAAGCTAAAAATACTTCTACTAAAGTTTTATTTATCGTCTTTGCCTTTATTTTAGGGATTGCTACACTCTTTTGTTTTACATTTACTCTTATATTATTCATTTTTCTTTCCTTTCAAATATTCTAAGTTTTGCTGAATGAGCTCTATTATTCTTATTAAGCTCATCTTGTTTAGCTATAATTGCTTTTTTATTTAAAATCTTGCCATATGATTTTTTATTACATATACATACTGGTATATCTTTAGGACAAGTACATGGATTTTCATAATATCTAAACTTTTCCTTAACAATTCTATCCTCTAATGAATGGAATGTTATTATTAAAAGTCTTCCATTATCATTTAATAAATTCATTGCTTTATCTATTGCTTTTTCTAAAACTTCTAATTCATTATTTACATATATTCTTATAGCTTGAAAAGTTCTTT
Coding sequences within:
- a CDS encoding transaldolase; this translates as MSINIYADGAILEDMLELYNNYPFIKGFTTNPSLMKKAGIKNYEEFARKVLENIKDVPISFEVFSDDFETMKKEAEIISSWGDNVYVKIPIMDSRGVYSNDVITYLSNKGIKLNITAILTLEQVKLAVNCFKDGTKNIVSVFAGRISDSGRDATIYMKQAKEICNRKNGVELLWASPREAYNIVQADELGVDIITVTKDLILKYSKFGKDLEQISKETVQMFVDDAKRLGYTII
- a CDS encoding PTS sugar transporter subunit IIB is translated as MKIVTICGNGIGSSLMCKLKIEEILEEESILGVVVESSDFNSALSKGAGLYVSALELIEQLPKEVESVVIRSYVNKKKIKEDVIIKIRELLK
- a CDS encoding PTS sugar transporter subunit IIA; this encodes MFNKNNTIILDKVSDWRESIKEASNPLIKNGNINWNYVDKIIENINKFGFYIVLDEYVAIPHARPEDGVCETGISFLKLNNSVLYGNEKVYLIFVIAAKNAD
- a CDS encoding BglG family transcription antiterminator; this translates as MLGKLIYSVSKRINVDLTKDQILYNFLLSHLKIAIYRLKKNISLDNTYYVDLINKHDKMFHLITEEIQEIEKIYNIVFTKIEISLLCFHFNASLERVIYKDRKKVVLVCALGYGSSKVLEYNLKENFDIDILDVLPIHMLNESLLNDKNIDYILTTSDLDNINAIKINPLLKEEDYKKLMNLGIKNKKRKILVDSFVEDIKNNLGVENKELKKYLLKIYGEYFYTNQMKYSFLINMINENNVRVINSIPTFEEAIKEVGNILIKNKTCSVKYVNGMIENVRKFGSYIIVEDGIAIPHSNLETEAYKTDFSILILKKFIKFGNKKAKIFFGYSSTNKYEHLSFLKEFYNLILNKDFLDNLDNINNANDFINYLIQSEVQYNV
- a CDS encoding BglG family transcription antiterminator, with protein sequence MLREREREIINLFLSSENEIIENYLKYLNISKRTFWYYLKGINTVLLKEKLNKIRVKNNTVIFYKNDMKKLLDKYCNNQNMSKNSIKNLIFLYAVFSKLGLNISKLSSTIYISRNTISYMIRNLNYEYKDGRFINLKLKDRAKLLYDILNDNDISKYTYVVIEKDIINKIKEFINKVSNKIDLKLNYSLYINLISYIYCYITFEQSDKPNNFVNYKEFKIISDIYISCFNNKDKVNSISDLIIGLSLIPDIESWINESFC
- a CDS encoding ATP-binding cassette domain-containing protein; the protein is MSVGEKQRLCLAKALLKNKDVLILDEFTSNLDICNEEEITKNILKSLNDKIVIVITRRFKVLDYCDVVYETKDGCCNIILQDKI
- a CDS encoding ABC transporter ATP-binding protein, which produces MIIKLENVSKSYSDKNILKNINLDVIQGERVVILGKSGSGKTTLLNIISTIDTNYEGNIYVYDKCLRKLKNFELSELRRDKLGFIFQDFGLLENFNVEENILLPTRSAGIDIKKDEYFNKLIKVLNIKDFLLKYPSELSGGEKQRVAIARAIIKRPTLVIADEITSALDIQTSRELIRYLDAVVTKFNITLLMVTHDLNIAKVCNSVYFIKDKKLIKLSDLEKAKALFFEGGEI